In Desulfuromonas sp. KJ2020, a single window of DNA contains:
- a CDS encoding phage portal protein, with translation MIFPEVKQTLLDRFVSYFNPVRGAERLQARAMLAIAGGYTGGRRDRRQTAAWKPGDGDADSAILPDLAILRDRSRDLERNSPLAAGAINTKVTCIVGSGLKPRASIDRDILKGLTEEQADAWERAAEREFRLATSGEDFDLACGHNFFDSQDLVLRSVLSAGDIFVNLPRKARPNNPYTLRVQFIEGDRVCNENFAHDNDNLVAGVEKGEEGAPVRYHVAKFHPGNMRYVKKREWVKLDAFDSNGRRKVLHIYRKLRPGQTRGVPDLATVIELLKQISNYTDSELHAAVVSSLFTVFIKSQTGQANLTPQTSTGTAAAKQINTDGMELGSGNILGLFPNEDVVFADPKRPNTAAEAFLRAMAEQVGVALELPYELLVKHFTASYSAAQAALLEAWRFFMRSRTWLARVYCQPIWEMVISEAVARGRLSAPGFFNDPLVRMAYLGCDWIGDAMGQINEENAVAAAEKRVEAGFSTKARETVLLTGGDWERDERQRQKEARISGPVQTPSDGSGSSSVPSKVIDFEKAKQKADAYGVAVRAGAVTPQYDDEERFRTELALPAPTKPVKDAWEKDGNVRRPITLKAGDAFEAEQEKIAADNPDEEKDE, from the coding sequence ATGATCTTCCCTGAAGTCAAGCAGACCCTGCTCGACAGGTTTGTCAGCTACTTCAACCCCGTTAGGGGTGCAGAGCGTTTGCAGGCCCGTGCCATGCTCGCTATTGCCGGGGGATACACCGGAGGCCGCCGCGATCGTCGCCAGACCGCCGCCTGGAAGCCTGGCGACGGTGATGCCGATAGCGCCATACTGCCCGACCTTGCCATCCTGCGAGATCGGTCGCGCGATCTCGAGCGCAACTCTCCGCTTGCAGCCGGGGCGATAAATACCAAGGTCACCTGTATCGTGGGCTCTGGCCTCAAGCCTCGCGCCAGCATCGACCGCGATATTCTAAAGGGGCTCACCGAAGAGCAGGCTGACGCCTGGGAGAGAGCCGCTGAGCGTGAGTTCAGGTTGGCGACCTCGGGTGAAGACTTCGACCTTGCATGTGGCCATAACTTTTTTGATTCTCAAGACCTCGTGCTTCGCTCGGTGCTTTCTGCCGGGGATATCTTCGTCAATCTGCCTCGCAAGGCCCGCCCAAACAATCCCTACACGCTCAGAGTCCAGTTTATTGAGGGCGACAGGGTCTGCAATGAAAACTTCGCACATGACAATGACAACCTGGTCGCCGGTGTTGAAAAAGGCGAAGAGGGCGCACCTGTGCGCTATCACGTCGCCAAATTTCACCCCGGCAACATGCGTTATGTGAAGAAGCGCGAGTGGGTCAAGCTCGATGCGTTCGATAGCAACGGCCGCCGAAAGGTTCTGCACATCTACCGCAAACTTCGTCCCGGGCAGACCCGAGGGGTTCCGGATCTGGCTACCGTCATCGAGCTGCTCAAACAGATCTCCAATTATACAGACAGCGAGTTGCACGCTGCCGTCGTCTCATCTCTGTTCACCGTTTTTATCAAGAGCCAAACCGGCCAGGCAAATTTAACGCCACAAACGTCTACGGGCACCGCCGCGGCCAAGCAGATCAATACCGACGGCATGGAGCTGGGCAGCGGCAATATTCTGGGGCTCTTTCCCAATGAAGATGTCGTCTTTGCCGACCCGAAGCGACCCAACACAGCCGCAGAGGCTTTCTTGCGTGCCATGGCCGAGCAGGTGGGTGTGGCCCTCGAATTGCCCTACGAACTTCTCGTTAAGCATTTCACCGCCAGCTACAGCGCCGCTCAGGCCGCGCTGCTCGAGGCGTGGCGTTTTTTCATGCGCTCGCGCACCTGGCTTGCTCGTGTGTACTGCCAGCCGATCTGGGAGATGGTCATTTCTGAAGCCGTAGCTCGCGGGAGGCTCTCTGCCCCCGGCTTTTTTAACGACCCGCTAGTCCGCATGGCCTATCTAGGCTGCGACTGGATCGGAGACGCCATGGGCCAGATCAACGAAGAGAACGCCGTGGCAGCTGCTGAAAAACGTGTCGAGGCTGGTTTCTCGACCAAGGCCCGCGAAACCGTGTTGTTGACCGGTGGCGACTGGGAACGCGACGAGCGACAGCGGCAGAAAGAAGCACGGATATCCGGGCCTGTTCAGACTCCATCCGATGGGTCAGGCTCAAGCTCTGTGCCATCAAAAGTCATTGATTTCGAAAAAGCCAAACAGAAGGCCGACGCCTATGGTGTTGCTGTCAGGGCCGGCGCCGTAACGCCACAGTATGACGACGAAGAACGGTTTCGCACTGAGCTTGCGCTGCCGGCTCCGACAAAGCCGGTGAAAGACGCCTGGGAAAAAGATGGCAATGTAAGGCGGCCTATCACGTTGAAGGCCGGAGATGCCTTTGAGGCTGAGCAGGAAAAGATTGCCGCTGACAACCCAGACGAGGAGAAAGACGAGTGA
- the sppA gene encoding signal peptide peptidase SppA encodes MRLIDIVNGPWAITPEMLGEIQNIYRAHVRGPKIDIEAVESRLGRPLKNEPKGYDVIDGVAVLPIDGAISQRMNLFSQISGGTSSDLIKRDLAAALEDPTVRGIVAAISSPGGTVSGTAELADFIRSQRGRKPMYAWTDGQMASAAYWIGSAFDQVYISSDTTLVGSIGVVAKHIDTSESEAKAGVKVTEITSGKYKRIASEHAPLTAEGLADIQSKTDYLYSAFVNDVAQNRNVSVEDVLSRMADGRVFVGRQAIDAGLVDGVSTLEELIARINQPKAPAGVARAAEKGTKIMTLEQLRADHPDLVAALVAEATEGMISATDLQAQIVTARTEGAEQERARIQSVEEQLIPGHEALIASLKFDGKTTGDQAASAIVSAEKGARVAALKAIESGASPAVPAAEPGNGSGVDPSAPIEDRAQAEWDKDSNLRAEFGNRFESYLAYRKNSETGRARILGKK; translated from the coding sequence ATGAGACTTATTGATATCGTCAACGGCCCCTGGGCCATCACCCCTGAAATGCTCGGTGAGATTCAGAACATATACCGTGCGCATGTTCGGGGCCCCAAGATCGACATCGAGGCCGTTGAGTCGCGCCTGGGGCGACCGCTTAAAAATGAGCCCAAGGGGTACGACGTGATAGACGGGGTGGCTGTTCTTCCTATCGACGGGGCTATCTCGCAGCGCATGAACCTCTTTTCGCAGATTTCGGGGGGCACTTCCAGCGACCTGATCAAGCGCGATCTGGCCGCCGCGCTCGAAGATCCGACGGTCAGGGGGATTGTGGCCGCGATCTCCAGCCCTGGCGGTACGGTCAGCGGCACGGCTGAGCTGGCCGATTTTATCCGCAGCCAGCGCGGTCGCAAGCCGATGTATGCCTGGACGGATGGCCAGATGGCCAGCGCGGCGTATTGGATCGGTTCTGCGTTCGACCAGGTTTACATCAGTAGCGATACCACCCTGGTGGGCAGCATCGGCGTCGTGGCCAAGCACATCGACACAAGCGAGTCCGAAGCCAAGGCGGGAGTGAAGGTTACCGAGATCACTTCGGGCAAGTACAAGCGCATTGCCAGCGAGCACGCGCCGTTGACTGCTGAAGGTCTGGCTGACATCCAGAGCAAGACCGATTACCTGTATTCGGCCTTTGTCAACGATGTGGCGCAAAACCGCAATGTCAGTGTTGAAGATGTTCTGTCACGCATGGCTGACGGTCGCGTTTTTGTAGGCCGGCAGGCCATTGATGCCGGGCTGGTGGACGGTGTTTCCACCCTTGAAGAACTTATCGCACGTATCAATCAACCCAAGGCCCCAGCCGGTGTTGCCAGGGCCGCAGAGAAAGGAACAAAGATCATGACTCTCGAACAGCTGAGAGCGGATCACCCCGACCTGGTCGCGGCCCTGGTCGCCGAAGCCACCGAGGGGATGATCTCCGCAACCGATCTGCAGGCGCAGATCGTAACCGCACGCACCGAAGGGGCCGAGCAGGAGCGTGCCCGCATTCAGTCCGTTGAAGAGCAGCTCATCCCCGGGCATGAAGCCCTGATTGCCTCGCTCAAATTCGACGGCAAGACCACCGGAGACCAGGCCGCATCGGCTATCGTTTCTGCCGAGAAGGGGGCACGGGTTGCTGCCCTGAAGGCTATCGAATCTGGCGCATCCCCTGCCGTTCCGGCAGCCGAGCCTGGCAACGGATCCGGTGTCGACCCTTCGGCCCCGATCGAAGACCGTGCCCAGGCCGAGTGGGACAAAGATTCGAATCTGCGGGCCGAATTCGGCAACCGGTTCGAGTCTTATCTGGCCTATCGGAAAAACTCCGAGACCGGCCGCGCCCGCATCCTGGGCAAAAAGTAA
- a CDS encoding cytoplasmic protein — MATLAQDTPRGYQLGEIEEYPVIASDIIYEGAAVGENGSGYARPLVAADPFLGFAERQADNSSGSAGDERVRVKTRGRVQLAISGLAITANDRPAVYASDDNTFTLTATSNSLIGYVSRWVSTGVAIVEFDAALAKAALQA, encoded by the coding sequence ATGGCAACCCTTGCTCAAGATACCCCCCGCGGCTACCAGCTCGGCGAGATCGAGGAATATCCCGTCATCGCCTCCGACATCATCTACGAAGGTGCGGCTGTCGGTGAAAACGGCAGCGGCTATGCCCGTCCGCTGGTTGCGGCCGACCCGTTTCTCGGATTTGCCGAGCGGCAGGCCGACAACTCTTCTGGAAGTGCCGGAGATGAGCGCGTACGGGTCAAAACTCGCGGCCGTGTGCAGCTGGCCATCTCTGGCCTGGCCATCACGGCAAACGATCGCCCGGCGGTCTACGCCAGCGACGACAACACCTTCACCCTGACTGCCACCAGCAACAGCCTCATCGGCTATGTGTCGCGCTGGGTTTCCACCGGTGTGGCTATCGTCGAGTTCGACGCGGCCCTGGCAAAAGCGGCTCTTCAGGCCTGA
- a CDS encoding Mu-like prophage major head subunit gpT family protein produces the protein MGAQGLSSRAIIGEFFARLEQNEGMGYVNRIGTVPFQSDQAQEEYKWLGQAPGMREWIGGRQAKGLRENGFIVKNKKYESTLEVLVDELRRDKTAQLMVRIAEQADRANAHWAKLMAAAIIAGESTVCYDGQYFFDTDHSEGDSGAQSNDLTYDAATTTAPTAVEMEAAILKSVEALFGFKDDQGEPINETAMDFVVMVPVPFMSAAAAALKNPIITDSNGMRTGTIATALGGFNFQLVTNPRLQWTTKFATFRADGNVKPFIRQEEVPLEVSAIAEGSETEFKEDKHLYGIKAIRGLDYGYWQHAALTTFV, from the coding sequence ATGGGAGCTCAAGGACTTTCGAGCCGCGCCATCATCGGCGAATTCTTTGCCCGCCTCGAGCAGAACGAGGGGATGGGTTACGTCAACCGTATCGGCACTGTTCCCTTCCAGTCCGACCAGGCTCAGGAAGAGTACAAGTGGCTCGGACAGGCGCCTGGCATGCGTGAGTGGATCGGCGGCCGCCAGGCCAAAGGGCTGCGCGAAAACGGCTTCATCGTCAAAAACAAGAAGTACGAGTCGACCCTCGAAGTTCTTGTTGACGAGCTGCGCCGTGACAAAACCGCTCAGCTCATGGTGCGCATCGCCGAGCAGGCCGACCGTGCCAACGCCCACTGGGCCAAGCTCATGGCAGCCGCCATCATCGCCGGGGAATCCACTGTCTGCTACGACGGACAGTATTTCTTCGACACCGACCACTCCGAAGGCGACAGCGGAGCCCAGAGCAACGACCTGACCTATGATGCCGCAACCACCACAGCACCGACCGCGGTGGAAATGGAAGCGGCCATCCTGAAGTCGGTCGAAGCGTTGTTCGGTTTCAAAGACGACCAGGGCGAGCCGATCAACGAGACCGCCATGGATTTCGTCGTCATGGTGCCGGTTCCGTTTATGAGCGCCGCGGCTGCCGCTTTGAAAAACCCGATCATCACCGACAGCAACGGCATGCGCACGGGCACCATCGCCACGGCGCTTGGCGGGTTCAACTTCCAGCTGGTGACCAACCCCAGACTGCAATGGACGACCAAGTTCGCCACCTTCCGGGCCGACGGCAACGTGAAGCCCTTCATCCGCCAGGAAGAAGTTCCCCTTGAAGTTTCGGCGATCGCTGAAGGCTCCGAGACCGAGTTCAAAGAAGATAAACACCTCTACGGCATCAAAGCCATCCGTGGCCTTGACTACGGTTATTGGCAGCACGCCGCACTGACCACGTTTGTCTGA
- a CDS encoding glycoside hydrolase family 108 protein — translation MSAFTQALNHTLNREGGYSNHPSDLGGETFRGISRRNHPEWEGWAILDSYPADKRKELQGDPELAGLVAQFYRVNYWDQLSLDGIEATSIACELFDTAVNVGTTRAARWLQHVANLLGDVNLVEDGKIGPKTLEAVNALNRKLTYVPMLKALNGMQFEHYHQIILNNSSQRVFFRGWLTRVWEWAKE, via the coding sequence ATGAGTGCTTTCACCCAAGCATTGAATCACACGCTCAACCGCGAAGGCGGGTACTCGAATCATCCATCCGACCTGGGTGGTGAAACCTTTCGGGGCATCTCGCGTCGCAACCACCCCGAGTGGGAAGGTTGGGCGATTCTTGACAGCTACCCGGCCGACAAGCGCAAAGAGCTGCAGGGTGATCCGGAGCTGGCTGGCCTGGTGGCTCAGTTCTACCGGGTGAATTATTGGGACCAGCTCTCTCTTGACGGCATCGAAGCCACCTCGATCGCCTGTGAGCTCTTCGACACGGCCGTCAATGTCGGAACGACAAGGGCCGCCCGCTGGCTTCAGCACGTAGCCAACCTGCTTGGTGATGTCAACCTGGTCGAAGACGGCAAGATCGGGCCGAAAACGCTGGAAGCCGTCAACGCCCTGAACCGCAAGCTCACCTACGTGCCCATGCTCAAGGCGCTGAACGGCATGCAGTTTGAGCACTATCACCAGATCATCCTCAACAACTCCTCGCAGCGCGTGTTTTTCAGGGGATGGCTCACCAGGGTTTGGGAATGGGCAAAGGAGTAA
- a CDS encoding 3TM-type holin, with product MMEWRDVAKTAGSIGLKVLGGALGGPTGASIGAQVAHSLGLSAESSPEEVAKALAAASPEALVQLKQLEAEIIKANLEAGVRHHEIEGQELESVNATMRTEAGLGHRWAGAWRPFWGFVSAVAFAIAVVGILALTGYALSTKDHELLTVIPSLVGELTFLFGIPGAILGVASWHRGQMQRIEAGEQKQPILSGLLSKKF from the coding sequence ATGATGGAGTGGAGAGATGTTGCAAAAACGGCCGGAAGCATCGGCCTTAAAGTTTTGGGTGGAGCCCTTGGCGGGCCTACCGGTGCATCTATCGGTGCCCAAGTAGCTCACAGCCTTGGGCTCTCTGCAGAGTCGTCTCCGGAAGAAGTTGCCAAGGCCCTGGCAGCGGCATCCCCCGAAGCGCTCGTTCAGCTCAAGCAACTCGAGGCTGAAATTATTAAGGCCAACCTGGAGGCTGGCGTTAGACACCATGAAATCGAGGGCCAGGAGCTTGAGTCCGTCAACGCCACCATGCGTACCGAGGCGGGTTTGGGGCATCGGTGGGCGGGAGCCTGGAGGCCTTTTTGGGGGTTTGTCTCGGCGGTCGCTTTTGCTATCGCCGTGGTGGGCATCCTTGCCCTGACCGGCTACGCCCTCAGCACAAAAGACCATGAACTGCTCACGGTGATCCCCTCGCTGGTCGGTGAGCTGACCTTTTTGTTCGGAATTCCCGGGGCAATCCTTGGTGTGGCCAGCTGGCACCGCGGGCAAATGCAGCGGATAGAAGCTGGAGAACAAAAGCAACCGATCCTATCTGGATTGCTCAGCAAGAAATTTTGA